From Bacteroidota bacterium, the proteins below share one genomic window:
- the ftsH gene encoding ATP-dependent zinc metalloprotease FtsH: MSEEKKNPEQRESGNKGGGKKLPGPPRFNFNFYWIYGIIIVILILTQLFQWGGTERKTTFDKFERNMLMTKDVDRIVVTNDVAHIYIKPERLKEDKYKEVRTKTWGNIDNPGPHFILNTGPAELFAKKIEEAQKDFPAEERVSLEYEQDNRTLWDMFFTWIPTIAFFVLIWVLVMRRMNTAGGGSQIFNIGKSKAQLFDKELQVKVTFNDVAGLEEAKVEVMEIVDFLKNPKKYTQLGGKIPRGALLVGPPGTGKTLLAKAVAGEAQVPFFSLSGSDFVEMFVGVGASRVRDLFRQAKEKAPCIIFIDEIDAIGRARGKSPSFSANDERESTLNQLLTEMDGFGSNSGVIVLAATNRADILDRALLRPGRFDRQIYVELPDLNGRHAIFNVHLKPLKTNETVDVEFLARQTPGFSGADIANVCNEAALIAARKNKQVIERQDFLDAIDRIIGGLEKKNKIISSQEKKVIAYHEAGHASVSWLLEHAHPLVKVTIVPRGNSLGAAWYLPEERQITTKEQIMDEICAALGGRAAEDIIFGKVSTGALSDLEKITKQAYAMVTIYGLNEKIGNISFYDSTGQQEYNFGKPYSELTAQTIDQEVKKMIDEAYERTRNLLMKNKEKLDQLAQRLLEREVIFKEDLEQIFGKRQWEDREVPSLKAPSSNGNSTATPPAVQDPAPTVPPEPGPALTGGQA; this comes from the coding sequence ATGAGTGAGGAGAAGAAAAACCCGGAGCAGCGTGAGAGCGGCAATAAGGGCGGCGGCAAGAAACTGCCGGGTCCGCCACGTTTCAATTTCAATTTCTATTGGATCTATGGGATCATCATCGTCATCCTGATCCTGACCCAGTTGTTCCAATGGGGCGGAACCGAACGCAAGACCACCTTCGATAAATTCGAGCGAAACATGCTCATGACGAAGGATGTCGATCGGATCGTCGTGACCAACGATGTCGCCCACATTTACATCAAGCCGGAACGGCTGAAAGAGGACAAGTACAAGGAAGTCCGCACCAAGACCTGGGGCAACATCGACAATCCGGGGCCGCACTTCATTCTGAACACCGGTCCGGCTGAATTATTCGCCAAGAAGATCGAAGAAGCCCAGAAAGATTTCCCCGCAGAGGAGCGCGTTTCACTCGAATACGAGCAAGACAACCGCACCCTCTGGGATATGTTCTTCACCTGGATCCCGACGATCGCCTTCTTCGTGCTGATCTGGGTGCTGGTCATGCGACGCATGAATACTGCCGGCGGCGGCAGCCAGATCTTCAACATCGGCAAATCGAAAGCGCAACTGTTCGACAAGGAGTTGCAAGTGAAGGTGACCTTCAACGACGTTGCCGGACTCGAAGAGGCAAAGGTCGAAGTGATGGAAATCGTCGACTTCCTCAAGAACCCGAAAAAGTACACCCAACTCGGCGGTAAGATCCCGCGCGGTGCGTTGTTGGTAGGTCCTCCCGGAACCGGAAAGACTTTGCTCGCCAAAGCCGTGGCCGGTGAAGCGCAGGTGCCTTTTTTCAGCCTGTCGGGCTCCGATTTCGTTGAGATGTTCGTTGGCGTCGGCGCATCACGCGTTCGCGACCTGTTCCGCCAGGCCAAGGAGAAAGCGCCTTGTATCATCTTCATTGACGAGATCGACGCGATCGGCCGCGCGCGCGGCAAATCACCTTCCTTCAGCGCCAACGACGAACGCGAAAGCACGCTCAACCAGTTGCTTACCGAGATGGACGGCTTCGGCAGCAACTCTGGTGTTATCGTGCTCGCGGCGACCAACCGCGCCGATATCCTCGACCGAGCGCTGCTTCGTCCCGGACGATTCGACCGGCAGATCTACGTTGAGTTGCCCGACCTGAACGGACGCCATGCCATCTTTAACGTTCACCTGAAACCGCTGAAGACCAACGAAACGGTTGATGTGGAATTCCTCGCCCGTCAGACACCGGGCTTCTCCGGCGCGGACATTGCCAACGTCTGTAACGAAGCCGCGCTCATCGCGGCTCGGAAGAACAAACAAGTCATCGAACGACAGGATTTCCTCGACGCCATTGACCGTATCATTGGCGGCCTGGAGAAGAAGAACAAGATCATCTCGTCGCAAGAGAAGAAGGTGATCGCTTATCACGAGGCGGGCCACGCTTCGGTAAGCTGGTTGCTCGAACATGCCCATCCGCTCGTCAAGGTGACCATTGTCCCGCGCGGAAATTCACTCGGTGCCGCCTGGTACCTGCCGGAAGAACGGCAGATCACCACGAAGGAGCAGATCATGGACGAAATCTGCGCCGCCCTCGGTGGCCGTGCCGCGGAAGACATTATCTTCGGGAAAGTATCGACCGGTGCGCTCAGCGATCTGGAGAAGATCACCAAACAGGCTTACGCCATGGTGACCATTTACGGCTTGAACGAAAAGATCGGCAACATCAGCTTCTACGATTCGACCGGCCAACAGGAATACAACTTCGGCAAACCGTACAGTGAGCTCACCGCTCAGACCATCGATCAGGAAGTAAAGAAGATGATCGATGAAGCATACGAAAGAACGCGCAACCTGCTCATGAAGAACAAGGAGAAGCTCGACCAACTCGCACAGCGACTCCTGGAACGCGAAGTGATTTTCAAGGAAGACCTTGAACAGATCTTCGGCAAGCGCCAGTGGGAAGACCGGGAGGTACCGAGCCTGAAAGCTCCATCCTCGAACGGCAATTCCACGGCCACGCCTCCGGCAGTCCAGGATCCCGCTCCGACCGTTCCTCCGGAGCCCGGACCCGCCCTCACCGGAGGGCAAGCCTGA
- the rsfS gene encoding ribosome silencing factor translates to MPKTKKAPARKVAKKSVRKLAEHEQLRDAIIEGMQEKKAKDIVWIDLRNLKNSVADFFVICHADSRTHIESIARSIEEFVYKKLGEEPLHSEGQTNAEWILLDYFTVVAHVFLQDKREFYGLERLWADADIQRIASNY, encoded by the coding sequence ATGCCCAAAACAAAAAAGGCCCCTGCGCGTAAAGTTGCTAAAAAATCCGTCCGTAAATTGGCCGAACACGAACAGCTGCGCGACGCGATCATCGAGGGGATGCAGGAGAAGAAGGCGAAGGATATTGTCTGGATCGACTTACGCAACCTGAAAAATTCCGTTGCCGACTTTTTCGTCATCTGCCACGCCGACTCCCGGACACACATTGAATCCATCGCCCGCTCCATCGAAGAATTTGTTTACAAGAAATTGGGGGAAGAGCCGCTTCATTCCGAAGGACAAACAAATGCGGAATGGATCCTGCTGGATTATTTTACCGTCGTCGCCCACGTCTTCCTGCAGGATAAACGTGAATTCTACGGGCTGGAACGCCTGTGGGCAGATGCCGATATCCAACGCATCGCAAGTAACTATTAA
- a CDS encoding biotin--[acetyl-CoA-carboxylase] ligase yields the protein MTRELTTLFTGRRRFDLDSVASTNAYLGDLLRRESLPEGALVCTTVQPEGRGQQGTRWLSAPGKNLLASFYFRPDFLPLSEVFRLNEIFSLAVSDTVASFITDEVQIKWPNDIYVNGEKVAGLLIENTIQGSRIGASILGVGLNVNETMFPAELPNPVSLAVLTRHQHEIESVVIELCNHLEHRYLQLKQGKTESLRQEFIARQYRRGVWALFSDSNGTFRARFKDITPEGRLCLEHEDGSVVKYDLKSIRYVLDC from the coding sequence ATGACACGCGAGTTAACAACCTTATTCACAGGCCGAAGGCGGTTTGATCTGGACTCCGTCGCGTCGACCAATGCCTACCTGGGCGATCTGCTCCGGCGCGAATCCCTGCCGGAGGGTGCACTTGTCTGCACGACCGTACAACCCGAAGGACGTGGTCAGCAGGGCACCCGATGGCTCAGCGCTCCCGGAAAGAACCTGTTGGCCAGCTTTTACTTCCGTCCGGACTTTCTGCCCTTGTCGGAAGTCTTCCGGCTTAACGAAATTTTCAGTTTGGCTGTTTCAGACACCGTAGCTTCATTCATCACGGACGAGGTGCAGATCAAGTGGCCCAACGATATCTACGTGAATGGCGAGAAGGTCGCCGGCCTGCTGATCGAGAACACGATCCAGGGGAGCAGGATCGGTGCCAGTATTCTGGGAGTCGGATTGAACGTGAACGAAACGATGTTCCCTGCCGAGTTGCCGAATCCGGTTTCACTCGCGGTCCTGACGCGCCACCAGCATGAGATCGAAAGCGTTGTGATCGAATTGTGTAACCACCTGGAGCACCGCTACCTTCAGTTGAAGCAAGGGAAAACGGAAAGCTTGCGGCAGGAATTCATTGCGAGACAATACCGGCGGGGAGTATGGGCGTTGTTCAGCGATTCAAACGGCACTTTCCGGGCGCGCTTCAAGGACATTACCCCGGAAGGCCGACTTTGCCTCGAACACGAGGATGGATCGGTGGTGAAGTACGACCTGAAATCCATCCGGTACGTACTCGATTGCTGA
- a CDS encoding SRPBCC family protein, translating into MTRLSSDTVTCPKNPETIFGFLSDFNNFQRLMPDQVTNWQSTSDSCSFTIAGMATLGMRIQEKTPHSSIKVVRDGKAPFDFNLTCTIAPNGTGSDVQLLFDADLNPMLKMMAERPLTNFLNLLAHKMKEI; encoded by the coding sequence ATGACCCGCTTATCCTCCGACACCGTCACCTGCCCCAAGAACCCGGAAACGATCTTCGGTTTTCTATCCGACTTCAACAACTTTCAGCGACTGATGCCGGATCAGGTTACCAACTGGCAATCCACTTCCGATAGTTGCAGTTTTACCATTGCCGGAATGGCAACACTGGGCATGCGGATACAGGAAAAGACGCCCCACAGCAGCATCAAAGTCGTACGCGACGGCAAAGCGCCCTTTGATTTCAACCTGACGTGCACCATTGCGCCGAACGGCACAGGTTCTGACGTACAATTGTTGTTTGATGCCGACCTGAACCCGATGCTCAAGATGATGGCAGAGCGTCCGCTCACCAACTTCCTGAACTTGCTGGCACATAAAATGAAGGAGATCTGA
- a CDS encoding orotate phosphoribosyltransferase: protein MSQRDDTAHTIAEHLLQIKAIRLQPEEPFTWASGWKSPIYCDNRIALSYPRIRTYIRQELVKAIETRFGKPEVIAGVATAAIPQGALVAEALGLPFVYVRSSPKDHGRQNLIEGELKPGQTVVVIEDLVSTGKSSLKAVEALREAGCTVKGLLAVFSYGLKKAEENFRTAHCPFYSLSNYEVLLEKAVETKAVSSQHLEVLRQWRHDPEHWNTK from the coding sequence ATGTCCCAGCGCGACGACACCGCCCACACCATCGCGGAGCACCTGCTTCAAATCAAAGCCATTCGCCTGCAACCCGAAGAACCCTTTACCTGGGCGTCGGGCTGGAAATCACCCATCTACTGCGACAACAGGATCGCCTTGTCTTATCCAAGGATCCGCACCTACATCCGACAAGAGCTGGTCAAAGCCATCGAAACACGATTCGGCAAGCCGGAAGTGATTGCAGGTGTCGCGACTGCTGCGATTCCGCAAGGAGCGCTCGTAGCGGAAGCATTGGGGTTACCATTCGTTTACGTCCGCTCCTCGCCTAAAGACCACGGCCGTCAGAATCTCATCGAAGGCGAATTGAAACCCGGACAGACAGTCGTTGTGATCGAAGACCTCGTCTCCACCGGAAAATCCAGTCTGAAAGCGGTAGAGGCCTTGCGTGAAGCCGGCTGCACCGTGAAAGGATTGTTGGCCGTGTTCTCTTACGGATTGAAAAAAGCCGAGGAGAATTTCCGGACCGCTCACTGCCCGTTTTACTCGCTCAGCAACTACGAAGTGCTCCTGGAAAAAGCCGTTGAAACAAAAGCGGTATCCTCCCAACACCTTGAAGTTCTCCGCCAATGGCGACACGATCCTGAACATTGGAACACGAAATGA
- a CDS encoding NUDIX domain-containing protein, with amino-acid sequence MIHTAYLHDKPLHFVEVYNAGGTDFQPGYLITSEQEMTLEQAIRELSKEKSPNGILYLCEHPDTVWLQFCHMFTLVEASGGVVENADGELLAIFRKGKWDLPKGKVDGDESPEEAGIREVEEECGITSPVIESELRPTFHTYEEKGRRLLKKTHWYRMRYEGNEALLPQLEESITNARWMSRDEFSRVFLGNTYASLRAMLERYLKSEKA; translated from the coding sequence GTGATTCACACTGCTTATCTGCATGATAAACCCTTGCACTTCGTAGAAGTGTACAACGCCGGTGGTACTGATTTTCAACCCGGCTACCTGATCACCAGTGAACAGGAAATGACGCTGGAGCAGGCCATCCGCGAGTTGAGCAAGGAGAAGTCGCCGAACGGTATTCTCTACCTCTGTGAGCATCCCGATACGGTTTGGCTTCAGTTCTGCCACATGTTCACCCTTGTAGAAGCTTCCGGAGGTGTTGTGGAAAACGCTGATGGCGAGCTACTGGCGATCTTCCGGAAAGGTAAATGGGATCTTCCCAAGGGCAAGGTTGACGGGGATGAAAGTCCTGAGGAAGCAGGTATTCGTGAAGTAGAGGAGGAATGTGGAATCACGTCACCGGTCATTGAATCGGAACTTCGTCCTACGTTTCATACGTACGAGGAAAAAGGCCGGCGCTTGTTGAAAAAGACGCATTGGTACCGCATGCGTTACGAAGGCAACGAAGCGCTGTTGCCCCAGCTCGAGGAGTCCATCACGAATGCACGTTGGATGTCGCGTGATGAGTTTTCCCGTGTGTTCCTGGGGAACACCTATGCCAGCCTGCGTGCGATGCTGGAACGGTATCTCAAGTCCGAAAAAGCCTGA
- the coaD gene encoding pantetheine-phosphate adenylyltransferase: MKKIAVFPGSFDPITLGHESIVRRCLPLFDEIVIGIGYNSNKHYFFSQDRREHFIRQTFADASNIRVERYSGLTVDFCKSIGANYILRGLRTSADYEFERAIAQMNRALHPGVDTIFVVADPHLSHISSTIVRDILLYQGDVSQFVPKSVTL; encoded by the coding sequence ATGAAAAAGATCGCCGTTTTCCCCGGCTCCTTCGATCCGATCACGCTGGGTCACGAGAGCATCGTTCGTCGTTGTCTGCCACTCTTCGACGAGATTGTGATCGGCATCGGGTATAACTCGAACAAACACTATTTCTTTTCGCAGGATCGGCGGGAACATTTCATCCGGCAGACCTTCGCCGACGCCTCCAACATCCGGGTGGAGCGCTATAGCGGTCTTACCGTTGATTTCTGCAAATCGATCGGGGCGAATTACATCCTGCGCGGGCTCCGCACGTCGGCTGATTACGAATTCGAACGCGCCATCGCCCAGATGAACCGGGCGCTGCATCCGGGCGTCGACACGATCTTTGTCGTGGCGGACCCCCACTTGTCACACATTTCGTCAACGATTGTTCGCGACATCCTGCTTTATCAGGGAGACGTCTCGCAATTCGTCCCGAAGTCGGTGACCCTTTGA
- a CDS encoding RsmD family RNA methyltransferase: MRIIGGSRKGRMLQAPAKLPVRPTTDYAKTGLFNILSNRIDFESVSVLDLFCGTGGISFEFASRGSLSITAVDQHAGCVRFVQETARQLDFPGIRTHKADVFRYLKQPAIPYDIVFADPPFELEESDRLPELVLNNGWLAPEGMFILEHQAKRKIVSVYEPAEVRVYGNCAFSFYTFKPVQD, from the coding sequence GTGCGCATCATAGGAGGCAGTCGCAAGGGGCGCATGCTCCAGGCGCCGGCCAAGTTGCCCGTCCGCCCGACTACCGACTACGCCAAGACCGGGCTGTTCAACATTCTGAGCAACCGCATCGACTTCGAATCCGTCAGCGTCCTGGACCTGTTTTGCGGAACAGGGGGTATCAGTTTCGAATTCGCTTCCCGTGGATCACTTTCCATTACAGCTGTGGACCAGCATGCAGGTTGTGTGCGCTTCGTTCAGGAAACGGCGCGACAGCTGGACTTTCCCGGCATCCGGACCCATAAAGCGGATGTGTTTCGTTACCTCAAACAGCCCGCCATTCCCTATGACATCGTCTTCGCGGACCCGCCTTTTGAACTGGAGGAATCCGACCGTCTGCCGGAACTGGTTTTGAACAACGGCTGGCTGGCACCTGAGGGTATGTTCATTCTAGAACACCAGGCTAAACGGAAAATCGTATCCGTTTACGAACCGGCAGAAGTGCGCGTTTACGGGAACTGCGCATTTTCCTTCTACACTTTCAAACCTGTACAAGACTAA
- a CDS encoding DUF3822 family protein — protein sequence MASLISDHPFRSPLAEQETGLCLVDESLSNHTAGTCDLFALFCGGGLSISLQERRSRKFLALETLPNAEQPGRSSAEQFRLAVNESRILKEFEFSRSFLGFGNAWYTLVPNGLFQQGDETRLLRFTQSRSDLQAFHQRIQGFDARLIFGLEPELYHMAAHLFQNPVVLHAVGAQLERASLESSIGSQPTVSLHLSQRELDILVYSGKKLLLQNSFPVNTADEVLYYTLFILERLELMPDQVNLEIFGSADPRSGALLRLKDHLPQLRVAGWPDYFQASYKLLEVPAYRHLDLFSLSLCAS from the coding sequence ATGGCCAGCCTGATCTCCGACCACCCGTTTCGTTCACCACTGGCTGAACAGGAAACAGGCCTCTGCCTGGTAGACGAATCACTCTCGAACCATACAGCCGGCACGTGCGATCTCTTCGCATTGTTCTGCGGCGGCGGGTTGAGTATCAGCCTGCAGGAACGACGTAGCCGCAAGTTCCTGGCGCTCGAAACGCTACCTAATGCGGAGCAACCGGGCAGATCCTCCGCCGAACAGTTTCGACTTGCGGTGAACGAGAGTCGGATCCTCAAGGAATTCGAATTTAGCCGGAGTTTCCTGGGATTCGGTAACGCCTGGTACACCCTGGTGCCAAACGGTCTCTTCCAGCAGGGTGACGAAACGCGCCTGCTTCGCTTTACCCAAAGCCGCAGCGATCTGCAAGCGTTCCATCAACGCATTCAGGGCTTTGATGCCCGTCTGATTTTCGGACTCGAACCCGAACTCTACCACATGGCCGCGCATCTGTTTCAAAACCCGGTCGTGCTGCATGCGGTAGGCGCTCAGTTGGAACGCGCCTCCCTTGAATCGAGCATTGGTAGCCAACCAACTGTTTCCCTGCACCTCAGTCAGCGGGAACTCGATATCCTGGTGTACAGTGGAAAGAAACTGCTCCTGCAAAATTCCTTTCCGGTCAATACCGCCGACGAAGTACTGTATTACACCTTGTTCATACTGGAACGGCTGGAATTGATGCCGGATCAGGTAAACCTGGAGATCTTCGGAAGCGCTGACCCGCGCAGTGGAGCCCTTCTTCGGCTGAAAGACCATCTTCCTCAGCTTCGAGTGGCCGGATGGCCCGACTATTTTCAAGCCAGCTATAAACTGCTCGAAGTGCCGGCCTACCGTCACCTCGATCTATTCAGCCTGAGCCTGTGCGCATCATAG
- a CDS encoding pirin family protein, whose translation MSEPLQRRNFLSRFALGLTTALAAPLVAASKKLGGDAENTSPMPAIRKIKPLGFQWETADPFLFCVHHEDQFPKGNMEMGPACSLQGRHLGDDFIIKDGFRMYHGKKVPGFPGHPHRGFETITVVRKGLVDHADSMGAAGRYGNGDVQWMTAGKGVQHSEMFPLLSQEKENPMELFQIWLNLPARNKMVEPHFKMLWRDSIPNYVHRDKAGKKTVVEIIAGKIGDKRAPAPPPDSWAAPEQHEVAVWNIKMEAGSSWTLPAASKGVNRTIYCYEGEGIRVAATAIPRYNAVELEPDAVVEIVAGDNPASILLLQGRPIGETVIQYGPFVMNTKEEINQAFEDYHRTQFGGWPWPRYDQVHDRSRTRFARHADGREEVKEG comes from the coding sequence ATGAGTGAGCCACTCCAACGCCGGAACTTCCTTTCGCGCTTCGCCCTGGGGCTGACGACCGCCCTGGCGGCTCCTTTAGTCGCTGCTTCCAAAAAACTCGGAGGCGATGCAGAAAACACCTCCCCCATGCCAGCCATCCGGAAAATCAAACCCCTGGGATTCCAATGGGAAACCGCGGACCCCTTTCTCTTTTGTGTCCATCACGAAGACCAGTTTCCCAAAGGGAACATGGAAATGGGCCCCGCCTGTTCACTGCAGGGCCGGCACCTGGGCGATGATTTCATTATCAAGGACGGATTCCGCATGTACCATGGTAAGAAAGTGCCAGGCTTCCCCGGGCACCCGCACCGCGGATTTGAAACCATTACGGTTGTACGGAAAGGCCTGGTCGACCATGCCGATTCGATGGGCGCGGCAGGACGCTATGGCAATGGAGATGTACAATGGATGACCGCCGGGAAAGGCGTGCAGCATTCGGAGATGTTTCCCTTGCTCAGCCAGGAGAAGGAGAATCCGATGGAACTCTTCCAGATCTGGCTGAACCTCCCGGCACGAAACAAGATGGTGGAGCCGCACTTCAAGATGTTGTGGCGCGACAGCATTCCGAACTACGTGCATCGGGATAAAGCTGGAAAGAAAACAGTGGTAGAAATCATCGCCGGAAAGATCGGCGACAAGCGCGCTCCAGCGCCGCCGCCCGATTCGTGGGCCGCACCGGAACAACACGAGGTAGCGGTATGGAATATCAAGATGGAGGCGGGTAGCAGCTGGACACTTCCGGCTGCATCCAAGGGTGTCAACCGTACGATCTACTGCTACGAAGGAGAGGGCATTCGTGTAGCTGCGACGGCGATCCCACGCTACAATGCTGTCGAATTGGAGCCGGATGCTGTCGTTGAAATCGTCGCAGGCGATAACCCTGCAAGCATCCTGTTATTGCAGGGTCGTCCGATCGGCGAAACGGTCATCCAATACGGTCCCTTCGTGATGAACACGAAGGAAGAGATCAATCAGGCTTTTGAGGACTACCACCGCACACAATTCGGCGGCTGGCCCTGGCCGCGGTACGACCAGGTGCACGATCGCTCCCGCACCCGATTCGCGCGTCATGCCGACGGACGGGAGGAAGTGAAGGAGGGGTAA
- a CDS encoding LysE family transporter: protein MLEPLLSGITFGLALALMVGPVFFALIQTSLHEGFRAGLFFAFGVFVSDASLIALGYLFAGQLDLLNTHRDIMGWVGGSVLIIFGVVQMTRQPKAKEVDDDRRTVHGHYLVRGFLMNTLNPMVLLFWLSVIGIVSLREQYSLSDRFTFFGSVLGTVLSTDLLKSYGAGKLKRLLNAQVMKWINRITGLIVAGFGVEMIVRAFLQS, encoded by the coding sequence ATGCTCGAGCCCCTGCTGAGCGGTATCACATTTGGCCTGGCCCTGGCCCTGATGGTAGGGCCGGTCTTCTTCGCCCTTATCCAGACCAGCCTCCACGAAGGATTCCGCGCCGGACTGTTCTTCGCATTCGGGGTCTTTGTCAGTGATGCCTCGCTGATCGCTTTGGGTTACCTGTTCGCCGGACAGCTCGACCTGCTCAACACGCACCGCGACATCATGGGATGGGTGGGCGGTTCCGTCCTGATCATCTTCGGCGTCGTGCAGATGACCCGGCAGCCGAAAGCGAAGGAAGTCGATGATGATCGTCGCACCGTGCATGGCCATTACCTGGTTCGCGGATTCCTGATGAACACCCTCAACCCGATGGTCCTCCTGTTCTGGTTAAGTGTGATCGGTATCGTCAGCTTACGCGAGCAATACAGCTTGTCGGATCGCTTCACCTTTTTCGGAAGTGTGCTGGGTACGGTACTGAGCACCGACCTGCTCAAATCCTATGGCGCCGGAAAACTGAAGCGACTCCTCAACGCACAGGTGATGAAATGGATCAACCGCATTACCGGATTGATCGTGGCGGGATTCGGAGTGGAAATGATCGTGCGGGCGTTCCTGCAGTCTTGA
- a CDS encoding GH3 auxin-responsive promoter family protein produces MTLIGALIKQGLILGSRVRLRELDPAREQRKELRKLLRAARSTAFGKHYGFDELLSARDFSARFQDRVPLFTYNSIYKDWWHRCLAEETDVCWPGYVKYFALSSGTSESASKHIPVTKEMIKALRKASIRQILTLGRYDLPAEFFEKGILWLGGSTDLKKHGGYYEGDVSGISARRVPIWFQRYYKPGKEISREKDWNIKLEEITRQAANWDIGIITGVPSWVQLLLEKVIERYKLKTIHDLWPNLRVYAHGGVSFDPYRSSFDKFFAHPVHYIEMYPASEGFFAFQTEPGVRHMRMVMNNGIFFEFIPFNETNFDDNGEPRPEAKAVTIDKAENGKDYALVLSSCAGAWRYLIGDVIRFTDVSQGDIIITGRTKHFLSLVGEHLSVDNMNHAVEAVSRRFSVDIPEFTVCGVPHQGSFAHQWYLGVQHGSLNVDEAGRHLDEELKRLNDDYAVERGSALHAPMITTIPAERFYQFMQANGRMGGQNKFPRVMKAAQHDAWKNFLDASR; encoded by the coding sequence ATGACCCTGATCGGAGCGCTCATCAAACAAGGCCTGATTCTCGGCTCACGTGTTCGGCTGCGGGAGCTTGACCCCGCCCGCGAACAACGTAAAGAGCTGCGCAAGTTATTGCGCGCGGCACGTTCTACGGCCTTTGGAAAGCATTACGGCTTCGATGAACTATTGTCGGCGCGCGACTTCAGTGCACGCTTCCAGGATCGGGTTCCGTTATTCACTTACAATTCGATTTACAAAGACTGGTGGCACCGTTGCCTGGCGGAAGAGACGGATGTTTGCTGGCCGGGTTATGTGAAATATTTCGCGCTATCGTCCGGGACTTCCGAATCGGCCAGCAAGCACATTCCGGTGACGAAGGAAATGATCAAAGCCCTTCGGAAAGCCAGCATCCGGCAGATCCTGACGCTCGGACGCTATGACCTTCCGGCAGAGTTTTTTGAAAAAGGCATTCTCTGGCTGGGTGGATCCACCGACTTGAAAAAGCATGGCGGTTATTACGAAGGCGACGTGAGCGGCATCTCCGCAAGGCGTGTGCCGATCTGGTTCCAACGCTATTACAAACCGGGAAAGGAAATCTCCCGTGAAAAGGACTGGAACATCAAACTGGAAGAGATCACCCGTCAGGCGGCGAATTGGGATATCGGCATCATCACCGGTGTTCCGTCCTGGGTACAATTGCTGCTGGAAAAAGTGATCGAACGGTACAAGTTGAAAACGATCCACGACCTCTGGCCCAACCTGCGCGTTTATGCGCACGGCGGGGTATCCTTCGATCCTTACCGGAGTTCATTCGATAAATTCTTCGCGCATCCTGTCCACTATATCGAAATGTACCCTGCTTCGGAAGGCTTCTTTGCCTTCCAGACGGAACCCGGTGTGCGACACATGCGCATGGTGATGAACAACGGGATCTTCTTCGAGTTCATCCCGTTCAACGAGACGAATTTCGATGACAACGGCGAACCGCGACCCGAAGCGAAAGCGGTCACGATCGACAAGGCGGAGAATGGAAAAGACTACGCCCTTGTTTTGAGCAGCTGCGCCGGCGCCTGGAGGTATCTGATCGGCGACGTGATCCGGTTCACGGACGTTTCCCAGGGCGATATCATCATCACCGGCCGCACCAAACACTTCCTGAGTCTGGTGGGTGAGCACTTGTCGGTCGACAATATGAACCACGCGGTAGAAGCGGTTAGCCGGCGTTTCAGCGTCGACATTCCCGAATTCACCGTATGTGGCGTCCCGCATCAGGGCAGCTTTGCGCACCAATGGTACCTCGGTGTACAACACGGTTCCCTGAACGTGGATGAAGCCGGTCGGCACCTCGATGAGGAGTTGAAACGACTGAACGACGATTATGCGGTAGAGCGTGGTTCGGCCCTGCACGCTCCGATGATTACCACCATTCCCGCCGAGCGTTTTTATCAATTCATGCAGGCAAACGGACGGATGGGCGGGCAGAACAAGTTCCCGCGTGTCATGAAGGCTGCCCAGCACGACGCCTGGAAAAACTTCCTCGACGCGTCGCGTTAA